The window AAGTCGTCGAGCGCTTCAAAACGCCGTTTCACATCTACGATGAACAGGGAATACGGGACACGGGAGAAACGTTGAAGAAAACGTTTTCCGGTTTCCGCAGTTTCCGTGAGTTTTTTGCGGTCAAAGCCCTTCCGAATCCATCCATTCTGTCCGTTATGAAAAGCATGGGGTTCGGCTTCGATTGCAGCTCCATAGCGGAGCTGAAGATGAGCCGAGGCGTGGGAGCGGGCGGCGAGGATATCATGTTTACCTCGAACAACACCATGATCGAGGAGTTCGACAGCGCCCTTTCCGAGGGCGGATGCATACTCAATCTGGACGACATCACGCTCATTCCCAAGGTTCCTCGTTTTCCCGAACGGATTTGCTTCCGTTACAATCCGGGACCGCGCCGAACGGGCAACAGCATTATCGGGAACCCTTCGGAGTCTAAATACGGAGTGAGCCACCAACAACTCGTGGACGCCTACCGGCAAGCCATGGATCGCGGGGCCAAAGTTTTCGGCCTGCATACGATGCTCTGCTCGAACGAACGTCAGTACGAGTACATGGTGGCCACGGTGCGTATGTTGTTGGAGCAGGTGGAACGCGGTATCGAGTTCGAGTTCATCAATATCGGCGGTGGGCTGGGGATACCGTACGAACCACTCCAGGAGCCGTTGGACATCCAATCTCTGGCCGCCGAAGCCAAAAAAACATACGGCGATTTCCGTCTCAGAAACGGTTATGCACCCAAGTTATACATGGAAAGCGGTCGTTATATGACCGGGCCCCATGGTGTGCTGGTTACCAAAGCCATTAACAGCAAGCACATCTACCGCGAATACGTGGGCGTGGACGCCTGCATGTCGTCCCTGATGCGACCGGGCATGTACGGCGCTTACCATCACATCACGGTCCTTGGAAAAGATCCGGGAACGAGCGGCGTTGTTGTGGATGTCGTCGGCTCGTTGTGTGAAAACAATGACAAATTTGCCGTCCAACGGCTGCTGCCCCGGATCGAAGACGGGGACATTCTGATGGTTCACGATACCGGCGCCCACGGCCACGCCATGGGATTCAACTACAACGGACGCCTTCGCCCGAAAGAGCTGCTGCTTCGCAGTGACGGCTCCGTGGAACTGATCCGCCGTGAAGAAACATTGGCGGACTACTTCGCCACTCTGCAGTTTGAGCGGGACGTCCTCCGATAGATTCCCCGCACCCGATCCATTCAAAGAATAGACACAAAAAGCGGTTCGGAACGGAAGGATGCGGTTTTCCCGCATACTTCCACTCTGAGCGCGGATGCCTGCGGAGGGTCACCGGCGCGCACTCCGAAGAACCTTACGGGCTCGTGGCGCCGCGACCCCGAAATTCATTTCTCCGCCGGCCTCTCCGCCGAAGGCGATGAGGCCATCGACGGGATGAACGACTTGACACCAGGGACGGTTTTTCCTATCGTACGCGGTCTAGGTGAACAACACGTTGAATTTTAACCGTTTTTACCGTGCCGATGACGGACGATGCAGAGCGTCCGGCGACGGCATCCGAGGAGATGTTCGAGTGATCGAGGCCAAATCGCTTACCATGTATTACGGCTCCACGCGAGCCGTCGAGGACGCCGGCTTCAGGGT of the Deltaproteobacteria bacterium genome contains:
- a CDS encoding diaminopimelate decarboxylase — translated: MPMSEGFRNRLEPILEEVVERFKTPFHIYDEQGIRDTGETLKKTFSGFRSFREFFAVKALPNPSILSVMKSMGFGFDCSSIAELKMSRGVGAGGEDIMFTSNNTMIEEFDSALSEGGCILNLDDITLIPKVPRFPERICFRYNPGPRRTGNSIIGNPSESKYGVSHQQLVDAYRQAMDRGAKVFGLHTMLCSNERQYEYMVATVRMLLEQVERGIEFEFINIGGGLGIPYEPLQEPLDIQSLAAEAKKTYGDFRLRNGYAPKLYMESGRYMTGPHGVLVTKAINSKHIYREYVGVDACMSSLMRPGMYGAYHHITVLGKDPGTSGVVVDVVGSLCENNDKFAVQRLLPRIEDGDILMVHDTGAHGHAMGFNYNGRLRPKELLLRSDGSVELIRREETLADYFATLQFERDVLR